From a region of the Streptomyces venezuelae genome:
- a CDS encoding acyl-CoA dehydrogenase family protein, whose translation MTSQAVEGTGTGGRGPAAASERWREREDEDSLFRQLRLTVRQGLEVDGDTPAGAWEALTQVGAWEFALPIGHDGLDLGQAVIAMVCEEAGNAMQPVPLTDTLLALDLLSGLGPLAPEAAHGLLDRVRTGELELALPGRLPDPRGTVPPGITWKPDPDTGSVVLTGTGGPFAAGVGPGALLVLAGGPDGPCVALVRLPTEGVQVRPLRDHGGGAVAGAVFDEVRLPAEAVLLSGLAAERALARVGLRAAVHQASLLAGITAAALTAVVSRIRGRQQFGQALVKHQGPRLRVAGLLARLDAVRWAVGDAARDLDEDRLTAGEAAGLIALTAETTLDVTRDAVHLHGASGLVRDGLVAGCYRRAAWEALRCGRPAHLWDIAAHTP comes from the coding sequence GTGACATCACAGGCGGTAGAAGGGACCGGCACGGGCGGCCGGGGCCCGGCTGCGGCGTCCGAGCGCTGGCGGGAACGGGAGGACGAGGACTCGCTCTTCCGCCAGCTCCGGCTCACCGTGCGGCAGGGCCTGGAGGTCGACGGGGACACCCCCGCCGGTGCCTGGGAGGCGCTGACCCAGGTCGGCGCGTGGGAATTCGCCCTGCCCATCGGCCACGACGGCCTCGACCTCGGCCAGGCGGTCATCGCCATGGTGTGCGAGGAAGCCGGCAACGCGATGCAGCCCGTCCCGCTGACCGACACCCTCCTCGCCCTGGACCTGCTCTCCGGACTCGGCCCGCTGGCCCCCGAAGCCGCCCACGGCCTCCTGGACCGGGTCCGCACCGGGGAACTGGAACTCGCCCTGCCGGGCCGGCTGCCCGATCCACGCGGCACCGTACCCCCGGGCATCACCTGGAAGCCCGACCCGGACACCGGCTCCGTCGTCCTCACCGGAACCGGAGGCCCCTTCGCCGCCGGCGTCGGCCCGGGCGCCCTGCTGGTCCTGGCCGGCGGCCCCGACGGCCCGTGCGTGGCCCTCGTACGGCTGCCCACCGAAGGCGTCCAGGTCCGCCCGCTGCGCGACCACGGCGGGGGAGCGGTCGCCGGCGCCGTCTTCGACGAGGTACGGCTGCCCGCGGAGGCCGTGCTGCTCAGCGGCCTCGCCGCCGAACGGGCCCTCGCCCGGGTCGGGCTGCGCGCCGCCGTCCACCAGGCCTCGCTGCTGGCCGGGATCACGGCGGCCGCCCTGACCGCGGTCGTCTCCCGGATCCGCGGCCGGCAGCAGTTCGGCCAGGCCCTGGTCAAACACCAGGGCCCCCGGCTGCGCGTGGCGGGCCTGCTCGCCCGCCTCGACGCCGTGCGCTGGGCCGTGGGGGACGCGGCCCGGGACCTCGACGAGGACCGGCTCACCGCGGGCGAGGCCGCCGGCCTGATCGCCCTCACGGCCGAGACCACCCTCGACGTGACCCGCGACGCGGTCCACCTGCACGGTGCCTCGGGCCTGGTCCGCGACGGCCTGGTCGCGGGCTGCTACCGGCGCGCGGCCTGGGAGGCCCTGCGCTGCGGGCGCCCCGCCCACCTCTGGGACATCGCGGCGCACACGCCCTGA
- a CDS encoding non-ribosomal peptide synthetase, translating into MTELLPARADSAASFPMTETQQALMIGRGEAVELGGIGCYGYFEWERADLDAERFAAAWRKVVARHDMLRAIGRTDGTQWVPAEPLPFAIPVVDLSGLPADAARERLAELRDEMSHVVFPVGSWPLFDLRIIRLGGPGNPSRVHLGIDLQVLDASSAFQVLFPELVDLYEDPDAELPEPGIGFAEYARWRADALPHTEAFRAARDYWLERVPTLPPAPSLPTGSAAGGAHEVRFDRREHRMSPADWQRFSARAHEAGLTPSVLLTAAFAEVVRCWAEESDFTLNYPVFQRPAVHPDITGVLGDFTNAVMLAADGSGVTFLDRAHALRDQLARDAEHGAFNGVRVLRELTRLHGVGAQAGMPVVVTSLLDYPVRRPVTDLGREVYSISQTPQVSLDVQLRELAGELRVIWDFVDGAFAPGFVDAAFGVYVDLLERLTRDPESLHARRFDLIPAAERALRRQVNDTAGQIPYTTLHELFARQAERTPGAEAVVDAAGRRLSYGELASYAWRIGHTLRDHGAAPGELVAVVMEKGWEQYAAVYGILASGAAYLPLDPSVPPERLRRLLTEAKVDRILTQSWLDSRISWPPTARRYRVDKDFESGTDTRPDTAQTPADLAYTIFTSGSTGEPKGVMVDHIGVVNLIRDVAERFQVGARDRLLAISGLHFDASIYDVFGVLTQGGTVVLPPPFAHAEPDVWADLVRAEQVTLWNSVPVLMELLVGEAEVRERRGGGRPLESLRLSVLSGDWIPLTLPDRLRAQSPRIQVVGSGGPTETICWSLFQPIGEVDPAWTSIPYGKPITNQRYYVVDGAAYERPLGVVGEMAVASDVGLALGYWNDAERTANRFVHLPESGERAYLTGDLGRYLPDGSIEILGRDDFQVKIQGHRIELGEIEAVLRQDAEVEAAVVVAPASAHGVRRLHAFVVADEDVAGPVLERLAARLPGYMVPAALTVLPELPLTRNGKVDRLLLASSAGRQQSADEAAVRDAGDGPGSALELVLCAAVADVLGLDGVAPGDNFFSLGGDSLSGTRLAGLLKELLGVPVPVKTVFQNPLISELAGKIAADEQHGAEAVAAAEAFGELEADETDTSDADG; encoded by the coding sequence ATGACCGAGCTCCTGCCCGCTCGTGCGGACAGTGCCGCGTCCTTCCCGATGACCGAGACGCAGCAGGCACTGATGATCGGGCGAGGTGAAGCAGTCGAGCTCGGCGGTATCGGCTGCTACGGCTACTTCGAGTGGGAGCGCGCGGACCTCGATGCCGAGCGGTTCGCCGCCGCCTGGCGCAAGGTGGTCGCCCGTCACGACATGCTCCGCGCGATCGGCCGCACGGACGGCACCCAGTGGGTGCCGGCCGAGCCGCTGCCCTTCGCGATACCGGTCGTGGACCTGAGCGGTCTGCCGGCCGACGCCGCGCGGGAGCGGCTCGCCGAGCTGCGGGACGAGATGAGCCATGTGGTGTTCCCGGTGGGCAGCTGGCCGCTGTTCGACCTGCGGATCATCCGGCTGGGCGGACCGGGGAACCCGAGCCGGGTCCACCTCGGCATCGACCTGCAGGTGCTGGACGCCTCCAGTGCCTTCCAGGTGCTCTTCCCCGAGCTCGTCGACCTGTACGAGGACCCGGACGCCGAACTGCCGGAGCCCGGTATCGGCTTCGCCGAGTACGCCCGCTGGCGCGCCGACGCCCTGCCGCACACCGAGGCCTTCCGGGCCGCCCGCGACTACTGGCTGGAGCGGGTGCCCACCCTCCCGCCGGCCCCGTCGCTGCCCACGGGCAGCGCCGCGGGCGGCGCTCACGAGGTGCGCTTCGACCGGCGCGAGCACCGCATGTCCCCCGCGGACTGGCAGCGCTTCTCGGCGCGGGCGCACGAGGCGGGGCTGACGCCGTCGGTCCTGCTCACCGCCGCCTTCGCCGAGGTGGTCCGGTGCTGGGCGGAGGAGTCCGACTTCACCCTCAACTACCCGGTCTTCCAGCGCCCTGCGGTGCACCCGGACATCACGGGCGTACTCGGTGACTTCACCAACGCGGTGATGCTCGCCGCCGACGGTTCGGGCGTGACCTTCCTGGACCGGGCGCACGCCCTGCGCGACCAGCTCGCCCGCGACGCGGAGCACGGTGCCTTCAACGGCGTGCGCGTGCTGCGCGAGCTGACCCGGCTGCACGGGGTGGGGGCGCAGGCCGGCATGCCGGTGGTCGTGACCAGCCTGCTCGACTACCCGGTGCGCAGGCCCGTCACGGACCTGGGCCGGGAGGTGTACTCGATCTCGCAGACCCCGCAGGTCTCGCTCGACGTGCAGCTGCGGGAGCTGGCCGGTGAGCTGCGCGTCATCTGGGACTTCGTGGACGGGGCGTTCGCGCCCGGCTTCGTGGACGCGGCCTTCGGCGTGTACGTGGACCTGCTCGAACGCCTCACGCGGGACCCGGAGTCCCTGCACGCGCGGCGCTTCGACCTGATCCCGGCGGCCGAGCGGGCGCTGCGCCGCCAGGTCAACGACACCGCCGGGCAGATCCCGTACACCACCTTGCACGAGCTGTTCGCCCGGCAGGCGGAGCGCACGCCCGGCGCCGAGGCCGTGGTGGACGCCGCCGGGCGGCGGCTGAGCTACGGCGAGCTGGCCTCGTACGCCTGGCGGATCGGGCACACGCTGCGGGACCACGGGGCCGCCCCGGGCGAGCTGGTCGCCGTGGTGATGGAGAAGGGCTGGGAGCAGTACGCGGCGGTGTACGGGATCCTCGCGTCGGGCGCCGCCTATCTGCCGCTGGACCCGTCCGTGCCGCCGGAGCGGCTGCGCCGCCTGCTCACCGAGGCCAAGGTGGACCGGATCCTCACCCAGTCCTGGCTGGACTCCCGGATCAGCTGGCCCCCCACGGCCCGCCGCTACCGGGTGGACAAGGACTTCGAGTCCGGGACCGACACCCGGCCCGACACCGCGCAGACCCCGGCGGACCTCGCGTACACGATCTTCACTTCGGGCTCGACCGGTGAGCCCAAGGGCGTGATGGTCGACCACATCGGTGTGGTCAACCTGATCCGCGACGTCGCCGAGCGCTTCCAGGTCGGTGCGCGGGACCGGCTGCTGGCCATCTCCGGGCTGCACTTCGACGCCTCGATCTACGACGTGTTCGGGGTGCTGACGCAGGGCGGGACGGTGGTGCTGCCGCCGCCGTTCGCGCACGCCGAGCCCGATGTCTGGGCCGATCTGGTCCGGGCCGAGCAGGTCACCCTGTGGAACTCCGTGCCCGTCCTGATGGAACTGCTGGTCGGCGAGGCCGAGGTGCGCGAGCGGCGCGGCGGCGGCCGGCCCCTGGAGTCCCTGCGGCTGTCCGTGCTCTCCGGCGACTGGATCCCGCTGACGCTCCCGGACCGGCTGCGGGCGCAGAGCCCCCGGATCCAGGTGGTGGGTTCCGGCGGCCCGACCGAGACGATCTGCTGGTCGTTGTTCCAGCCGATCGGCGAGGTCGACCCGGCCTGGACGAGCATCCCGTACGGCAAGCCGATCACCAACCAGCGCTACTACGTCGTCGACGGGGCCGCCTACGAGCGCCCGCTCGGGGTGGTCGGCGAGATGGCCGTGGCCAGCGACGTCGGGCTCGCGCTCGGCTACTGGAACGACGCCGAGCGCACCGCGAACCGCTTCGTGCACCTCCCGGAGAGCGGCGAACGCGCCTATCTGACCGGTGACCTGGGCCGGTACCTGCCGGACGGCAGCATCGAGATCCTCGGCCGCGACGACTTCCAGGTGAAGATCCAGGGCCACCGGATCGAACTCGGCGAGATCGAGGCCGTGCTGCGCCAGGACGCCGAGGTCGAGGCTGCCGTGGTGGTGGCCCCGGCCAGCGCGCACGGGGTGCGACGGCTGCACGCCTTCGTCGTGGCCGACGAGGACGTGGCCGGGCCGGTGCTGGAGCGGCTCGCCGCGCGGCTTCCCGGCTACATGGTGCCGGCCGCGCTCACGGTGCTGCCGGAGCTCCCGCTGACCCGTAACGGCAAGGTCGACCGGCTGCTGCTGGCCTCCTCGGCCGGACGGCAGCAGTCCGCCGACGAGGCGGCCGTACGGGACGCGGGGGACGGGCCGGGCAGCGCACTGGAGCTCGTGCTGTGCGCGGCGGTCGCCGACGTCCTCGGCCTCGACGGGGTGGCGCCCGGAGACAACTTCTTCAGTCTGGGCGGCGATTCGCTCAGCGGTACCCGGCTGGCCGGTCTCCTCAAGGAGCTGCTGGGGGTGCCGGTGCCGGTGAAGACCGTGTTCCAGAACCCGCTGATCTCCGAGCTGGCCGGGAAGATCGCCGCGGACGAGCAGCACGGGGCCGAGGCGGTCGCCGCCGCGGAGGCCTTCGGGGAGCTGGAGGCGGACGAGACGGACACCTCCGATGCGGACGGCTGA
- a CDS encoding threonine aldolase family protein — protein sequence MSIGSFETVDLRSDTVTRPGAGMRAAMASAEVGDDLFGEDPTVRALEDRLAGLFGFSGALFTPSGVMANQIALQLLVGPGEELVCDAEAHILAHEEASPARYGGIQTRTVVAERGVVTAALLAGVVRRGNPYTLGTRAVEVEQTHTRAGGTVHPLDTLRAVRELASGAGLAVHVDGARIWNAMAATGTSAHQYGRTADSLSVCLSKGLGAPVGSVLLLSAENLPRARKLRHGLGGGMRQSGILAAAGLYALDHHVERIAEDHANAALLAAGVRDAGFTVRPPETNIVLIEVPGADEVVARAAQEGVLVTAPGPETVRLVTHLDAGRQACRRALGVLVAVLADVVTGSRDTAAAGHP from the coding sequence ATGAGCATCGGGAGTTTCGAGACCGTCGACCTGCGCAGCGACACGGTGACCCGGCCGGGTGCCGGGATGCGGGCCGCGATGGCCTCGGCCGAGGTCGGCGACGACCTGTTCGGGGAGGACCCGACCGTCCGCGCGCTGGAGGACCGGCTCGCCGGACTCTTCGGTTTCTCCGGGGCCCTGTTCACCCCTTCCGGGGTGATGGCCAACCAGATCGCCCTCCAGCTCCTCGTCGGTCCGGGCGAGGAGCTGGTGTGCGACGCCGAGGCGCACATCCTGGCGCACGAGGAGGCCTCCCCGGCGCGCTACGGCGGGATCCAGACCCGCACGGTGGTGGCGGAGCGGGGCGTGGTGACCGCGGCCCTGCTGGCCGGGGTGGTCCGGCGGGGGAACCCGTACACGCTCGGAACCCGGGCGGTGGAGGTGGAGCAGACCCACACCCGGGCCGGCGGTACGGTCCATCCACTGGACACGCTGCGCGCCGTACGGGAACTGGCGTCCGGCGCCGGCCTGGCGGTCCACGTGGACGGGGCCCGGATCTGGAACGCGATGGCGGCGACGGGCACTTCGGCGCACCAGTACGGGCGGACGGCGGACTCGCTGTCCGTGTGCCTGTCGAAGGGCCTGGGGGCGCCCGTCGGGTCGGTGCTGCTGCTGTCGGCCGAAAACCTGCCGCGGGCACGGAAGTTGCGGCACGGACTGGGCGGCGGCATGCGCCAGTCGGGCATCCTGGCCGCCGCGGGGCTGTACGCGCTGGACCACCACGTGGAGCGGATCGCCGAGGACCACGCCAACGCCGCGCTGCTGGCGGCGGGGGTGCGGGACGCGGGGTTCACCGTGCGCCCCCCGGAGACCAACATCGTCCTCATCGAGGTTCCCGGCGCCGACGAGGTCGTCGCTCGGGCCGCGCAGGAAGGAGTGCTGGTGACCGCGCCCGGCCCGGAGACGGTCCGGCTGGTCACTCATCTGGACGCAGGACGGCAGGCGTGCCGGCGGGCCCTCGGGGTGCTGGTCGCCGTGCTGGCCGACGTCGTCACCGGGTCGCGGGACACCGCGGCCGCGGGACACCCGTAA
- the glyA gene encoding serine hydroxymethyltransferase, which translates to MSLTLPAPVTEPELPAASGPRAEGDPDLVDFAGHAATRLRERDSALYTLLARESARQRDTLMMVAASSVADPSVLACEGSTLGNLTAEGFPGNRYHAGCGVADEIERLAIDRACAAFGAEDAIVQPHSGSSANLAVITALLNPGDSLLGLDLDCGGHLTHGSPASVTGRYYRAHGYRVTPEGLLDYDQIRELALEHRPKLIVCGASAYPRSIDFARFREIADEANAYLLADISHIAGLVAAGLHQSPVDHAHVTTTSTYKQLYGPRGGLILLGREARKAGPERGTLAATLRRAVFPFTQGTPDLASVAAKARALHFVASPDFAELAKRLADGAQAIAERLSDRRFRLVTGGTDTHMVLLDLRGTGVTGDVAEQALESCGIVVNRNRVPGDTTPVRVTGGLRLGTNTLAARGMDHAVAAECADLVADVLVALRERGGVLPDALRERVRVRVSELCAAHPLPGYLP; encoded by the coding sequence ATGAGTCTCACCCTGCCCGCGCCCGTCACCGAGCCGGAGCTGCCCGCGGCATCCGGCCCCCGGGCGGAAGGCGACCCCGACCTGGTCGATTTCGCCGGGCACGCCGCGACCCGGCTCAGAGAGCGCGACAGCGCGTTGTACACCCTGCTGGCCCGGGAGTCGGCACGCCAGCGCGACACCCTGATGATGGTCGCCGCGTCGAGCGTCGCCGATCCCTCCGTGCTGGCCTGCGAGGGCAGCACGCTCGGCAACCTGACCGCCGAGGGCTTCCCCGGGAACCGCTACCACGCGGGCTGCGGCGTCGCCGACGAGATCGAGCGCCTCGCGATCGACCGGGCGTGCGCGGCGTTCGGAGCCGAGGACGCGATCGTTCAGCCGCACTCCGGTTCCTCCGCCAACCTCGCCGTGATCACGGCACTGCTGAACCCCGGCGACTCCCTGCTCGGGCTGGACCTGGACTGCGGCGGGCACCTCACCCACGGCTCCCCCGCCTCGGTGACCGGCCGCTACTACCGCGCCCACGGCTACCGGGTGACGCCGGAGGGGCTGCTCGACTACGACCAGATCCGCGAACTGGCCCTGGAACACCGCCCGAAGCTGATCGTCTGCGGGGCGAGCGCATACCCCCGCAGCATCGACTTCGCCCGGTTCCGGGAGATCGCGGACGAGGCCAACGCCTACCTCCTGGCAGACATCTCGCACATCGCGGGACTGGTCGCGGCCGGCCTCCACCAGAGCCCCGTCGACCACGCGCACGTGACCACCACCAGCACCTACAAGCAGCTGTACGGACCGCGCGGCGGTCTGATCCTGCTGGGCCGGGAGGCCCGCAAGGCCGGGCCGGAGCGCGGCACCCTGGCCGCGACCCTGCGGCGGGCCGTGTTCCCCTTCACCCAGGGCACCCCCGACCTGGCGTCGGTGGCGGCCAAGGCCCGCGCCCTCCACTTCGTGGCGAGCCCCGACTTCGCCGAGCTCGCCAAGCGCCTCGCGGACGGGGCGCAGGCGATCGCCGAGCGCCTCTCGGACCGGAGGTTCCGGCTGGTCACCGGTGGTACGGACACCCACATGGTGCTACTGGACCTGCGGGGCACCGGGGTGACCGGGGACGTCGCCGAGCAGGCCCTGGAGTCCTGCGGGATCGTCGTCAACCGCAACCGGGTCCCCGGCGACACCACACCGGTCCGGGTGACCGGTGGGCTGCGGCTCGGCACCAACACGCTGGCCGCGCGCGGCATGGACCACGCGGTGGCCGCCGAGTGCGCCGATCTGGTCGCGGACGTCCTGGTGGCGCTGCGCGAGCGGGGCGGCGTGCTACCGGACGCCCTGCGCGAGCGGGTGCGGGTCCGGGTGTCCGAGCTGTGCGCCGCGCACCCCCTGCCGGGGTATCTGCCGTGA
- a CDS encoding condensation domain-containing protein → MADPAGLEGALAALPEAKRELARLMLAARQPVPAHPAPRSGAGPVPPTALQSRLWRRERTRPAVATGSHALRLTGPLDPDRLAAALTGVLRRHEALRTRLSVSTTGQPRLHVDAEPVLRLTRADLSGFTPQAAAERVALQSTESASTVLGLESGRTSAFRLLRLAPDEHVLILASHLAVFDGWSSGVLLADLAAGYREDPAALVPPGLQFPDYADWQHRWLAGPDGSAELARRRAVFAADPPAPRAPGGFERGHVPVRLARRPVDAGLELGAAEGATPFMTLLAALAVVLARRDGRTSQVIGTPAAGRFAGALEGAVGQFTTVVPIRLDLAGGPTFRELLHRTRAAVAEALAHQRLPVDVLFGDGAPPPYNVLFALHNYPSIPLDLPGIEVGQLPGPPARHLELYSPDPAAALACIGLVERDGEIGGTAEYNRHAATPEDVRGLLTGIEDVLDRAVAAPASPLTT, encoded by the coding sequence ATGGCCGACCCGGCCGGGCTCGAAGGAGCGCTCGCCGCGCTCCCCGAGGCGAAGCGCGAACTCGCCCGCCTGATGCTGGCCGCCCGGCAGCCCGTCCCCGCCCACCCGGCTCCGCGCTCCGGCGCGGGGCCGGTCCCGCCCACCGCCCTCCAGTCCCGGCTGTGGCGCCGCGAGCGCACCCGCCCGGCCGTCGCCACCGGCTCGCACGCGCTCCGGCTGACCGGCCCGCTCGACCCCGACCGGCTCGCGGCGGCCCTCACCGGGGTGCTGCGCCGCCACGAGGCGCTGCGCACGCGCCTGTCCGTCTCCACCACCGGGCAGCCCAGGCTGCACGTGGACGCGGAACCGGTGCTGCGGCTGACCCGGGCCGACCTGTCCGGCTTCACCCCGCAGGCCGCGGCCGAGCGCGTGGCCCTGCAGAGCACGGAGAGCGCCTCCACCGTCCTCGGCCTGGAGAGCGGCCGTACCAGCGCGTTCCGGCTGCTGCGGCTGGCTCCCGACGAGCACGTCCTGATCCTCGCCTCCCACCTCGCGGTCTTCGACGGCTGGTCCTCCGGGGTCCTCCTCGCGGACCTGGCCGCCGGCTACCGCGAGGACCCGGCGGCCCTCGTCCCGCCCGGACTCCAGTTCCCCGACTACGCCGACTGGCAGCACCGCTGGCTCGCCGGACCCGACGGATCCGCCGAACTGGCCCGCCGCCGGGCGGTGTTCGCCGCCGACCCGCCGGCACCCCGGGCGCCCGGCGGATTCGAACGCGGGCATGTGCCCGTACGGCTGGCCCGCAGGCCCGTCGACGCCGGGCTGGAGCTGGGCGCGGCCGAGGGGGCCACCCCGTTCATGACCCTGCTCGCCGCACTGGCCGTCGTACTGGCCCGCCGGGACGGCCGTACCTCCCAGGTGATCGGCACCCCCGCGGCCGGCCGTTTCGCCGGAGCCCTCGAAGGCGCCGTCGGGCAGTTCACCACCGTGGTGCCGATCCGGCTCGACCTCGCGGGCGGCCCCACCTTCCGGGAACTGCTGCACCGCACCCGGGCCGCGGTGGCCGAAGCGCTCGCCCACCAACGTCTGCCCGTGGACGTCCTGTTCGGCGACGGAGCACCCCCGCCGTACAACGTCCTGTTCGCCCTCCACAACTACCCGTCGATCCCCCTGGACCTGCCGGGCATCGAGGTCGGCCAGCTGCCCGGGCCCCCCGCCCGGCACCTGGAGCTCTACAGCCCCGATCCGGCCGCCGCCCTCGCCTGCATCGGCCTCGTGGAACGGGACGGCGAGATCGGCGGCACCGCCGAGTACAACCGCCACGCGGCCACGCCCGAAGACGTGCGAGGGCTGCTCACCGGAATCGAGGACGTGCTGGACCGGGCCGTCGCCGCGCCCGCATCCCCACTCACCACCTAG
- a CDS encoding GNAT family N-acetyltransferase: protein MSLEVRPATAELWDDIRQVLQPKKSAHTCWCMAWRLSTGDYGRLTADERGEHLRGLMEKADPPPGVLGFMDGEVAGWCNVAPRRQLDRLTSSKTITPVDDLPVWSVTCFVVRKEFRGKGVASGLLEGAVEHARAHGAPAVEGYPVDPEGGRVNPTLAYVGTMDMFERAGFRRVHRTEAKSDKRHRWVMRRDLV, encoded by the coding sequence ATGAGTCTAGAAGTACGGCCCGCCACGGCGGAGCTGTGGGACGACATCCGCCAGGTGCTCCAGCCCAAGAAGAGCGCGCACACGTGCTGGTGCATGGCGTGGCGGCTGTCCACCGGAGACTACGGGCGGCTCACGGCGGACGAGCGGGGCGAGCACCTGCGCGGCCTGATGGAGAAGGCCGATCCGCCGCCCGGGGTCCTCGGGTTCATGGACGGCGAGGTGGCCGGCTGGTGCAACGTGGCGCCGCGCCGGCAGCTCGACCGGCTGACCTCCTCCAAGACGATCACCCCGGTGGACGATCTGCCCGTGTGGTCGGTGACCTGCTTCGTCGTGCGCAAGGAGTTCCGCGGCAAGGGGGTCGCCTCGGGCCTGCTGGAGGGGGCCGTCGAGCACGCGCGGGCCCACGGTGCGCCCGCCGTCGAGGGGTACCCGGTGGACCCGGAGGGCGGCCGGGTGAATCCCACCCTCGCCTACGTCGGGACGATGGACATGTTCGAGCGGGCGGGCTTCCGCCGGGTCCACCGCACGGAGGCCAAGAGCGACAAGCGGCACCGCTGGGTCATGCGCCGCGACCTCGTCTGA
- a CDS encoding DUF2461 domain-containing protein produces the protein MTFGGFPPSALRLYEDLAADNRKETWRLRHRERYERDVRAPMDELAAELGTFFAESAGAGGPGGVRVLGPVRDTRMSRDKSPYKTYQGAYLDLLPCLGLWVHLDRHGLYASGRWYPYAGAEVARYRAAVEDEDGGAELAAIAGRLEDQGFTLGGDRLKSRPRGVPADHPRLGLLRHRTIDAGRRIGPDDGLHSARAGELVRETWRLVRPLLDWAAARELTPQPRERGVDAPS, from the coding sequence GTGACCTTCGGCGGCTTCCCGCCCTCGGCACTGCGCCTGTACGAGGACCTCGCGGCCGACAACCGCAAGGAGACGTGGCGGCTGCGCCACCGCGAGCGGTACGAGCGCGACGTACGTGCGCCGATGGACGAGCTGGCCGCTGAACTGGGCACGTTCTTCGCGGAGTCGGCGGGAGCCGGCGGACCGGGCGGGGTGCGGGTGCTCGGCCCGGTCCGGGACACCCGGATGTCCCGCGACAAGTCCCCGTACAAGACCTACCAGGGCGCCTACCTGGACCTGCTGCCCTGTCTGGGCCTGTGGGTGCACCTGGACCGGCACGGTCTCTACGCCTCCGGCCGCTGGTACCCCTACGCCGGGGCCGAGGTCGCCCGGTACCGCGCCGCCGTCGAGGACGAGGACGGCGGCGCGGAGCTGGCCGCGATCGCGGGCCGGCTGGAGGACCAGGGGTTCACCCTGGGCGGCGACCGGCTCAAGTCCCGGCCCCGGGGGGTCCCGGCGGACCACCCGCGGCTGGGGCTGCTGCGCCACCGCACGATCGACGCCGGGCGCCGCATCGGTCCCGACGACGGGCTGCACTCGGCGCGCGCCGGGGAGCTGGTGCGGGAGACCTGGCGGCTGGTGCGCCCGCTGCTGGACTGGGCGGCGGCCCGCGAACTCACCCCACAGCCCCGCGAACGAGGAGTTGACGCACCGTCATGA
- a CDS encoding acyl-CoA dehydrogenase family protein, producing the protein MLTTEFYRAPADCGLLRSGADVPRTPMRALREDIHDILVSAPVAEARRTRDPRPVHRALGEHGLLAPQWPEEYGGRGISQVAAAVLVEELAMHDVPDLLHTLTVQIVGSTLLNVASPAMKARHLPGFAAGTAFGCVLFSEPQAGSDLNILSTRAVSDGKGGYKLYGTKVHSLFARLADYGLCLARGEDDAFSLFLVPLAQPGVTIRQIPGMGDDAFHEVTLDGVAVTADDVVGETGQGWAIVVKTLAFERTGLDYYVKALRWYRAAVERLEVHTDRLEAGQHDQIGLAKLNARLLAAGTLVRRVLTRLDRGELNEDEAAAAKWYTTELAAEVAWWAAELDGDTSMTLDDPEVDGVAHPLDAAMREAPGMRISGGTAEMMLETLARLRLDSGAEVRP; encoded by the coding sequence GTGCTCACCACCGAGTTCTACCGCGCGCCCGCGGACTGCGGGCTGCTGCGGAGCGGAGCCGACGTGCCCCGCACCCCCATGCGGGCCCTGCGCGAGGACATCCACGACATCCTGGTCTCCGCCCCCGTGGCCGAGGCCCGGCGCACCCGCGACCCCCGGCCCGTCCACCGGGCCCTGGGCGAACACGGCCTCCTCGCGCCCCAGTGGCCCGAGGAGTACGGCGGCCGCGGCATCAGCCAGGTCGCGGCCGCCGTGCTGGTCGAGGAACTGGCCATGCACGACGTACCCGACCTGCTGCACACCCTCACCGTGCAGATCGTCGGGTCCACCCTGCTGAACGTCGCGAGCCCGGCCATGAAGGCCCGCCACCTGCCCGGCTTCGCGGCCGGCACCGCCTTCGGCTGCGTGCTGTTCAGCGAACCCCAGGCCGGCTCCGACCTCAACATCCTCTCCACCCGCGCCGTCTCCGACGGCAAGGGCGGCTACAAGCTGTACGGCACCAAGGTCCATTCGCTCTTCGCCCGGCTCGCCGACTACGGGCTGTGCCTGGCCCGCGGCGAGGACGACGCCTTCAGCCTGTTCCTCGTCCCGCTGGCCCAGCCCGGCGTCACCATCCGGCAGATCCCGGGCATGGGAGACGACGCCTTCCACGAGGTCACCCTCGACGGCGTGGCCGTGACCGCCGACGACGTGGTCGGCGAGACCGGCCAGGGCTGGGCGATCGTCGTCAAGACCCTCGCCTTCGAGCGGACCGGACTCGACTACTACGTCAAGGCGCTGCGCTGGTACCGGGCCGCCGTGGAACGGCTGGAGGTCCACACCGACCGGCTGGAGGCCGGCCAGCACGACCAGATCGGCCTCGCCAAGCTCAACGCCCGGCTGCTCGCCGCCGGCACTCTGGTCCGGCGCGTCCTCACCCGCCTCGACCGGGGCGAGCTCAACGAGGACGAGGCCGCCGCGGCCAAGTGGTACACCACCGAGCTCGCCGCCGAGGTGGCCTGGTGGGCCGCGGAACTCGACGGCGACACCAGCATGACCCTCGACGACCCCGAGGTCGACGGGGTGGCACACCCACTCGACGCGGCGATGCGCGAAGCCCCGGGGATGCGGATATCGGGCGGCACCGCCGAGATGATGCTGGAGACGCTGGCCCGGCTGCGTCTCGACTCAGGGGCGGAGGTACGGCCGTGA